A DNA window from Aminipila luticellarii contains the following coding sequences:
- the ligD gene encoding DNA ligase D translates to MEKKLSEYNQKRDFGKTFEPEGKIEDSEEQLKFAVQHHRARRDHYDLRLEWMGVLLSWAVPKGPTYNTKEKRLAVRVEEHPLEYRNFEGTIPKGQYGGGTVMLWDEGFWEPYGNVSEGLLKGEMKFVLKGRRLKGKWALIRWKARSDEKSENWLLLKEKDEYANTEDAISEWTTSIRTGRTMEEIQRGEDEKIKRNPFSKADVQLAKLVQKVPGGEEWLYELKYDGYRILAFVEGNSARLLTRNGKDYIGRFPDIAASLIDLSAGRAVVLDGEMVITDLSGKTDFQALQNYMKNPRTKNLTYIVFDILALDGKDLRKEPLIYRKQTLETFMKDAPKNLYYSRYVRGHGKESFDAACQTHMEGVVGKKADAIYSGTRNGDWIKLKCDKRQEFVIGGYTISDKRVNGISSLLLGVYEGKELIYAGRAGTGIGEADRKMLEEKFQGLQRTEAPFKLAPEPRAKEKIIWLEPLLAAEIKFAEWTEEDLLRQASFKGIRTDKDPKEIKREKASEEIMLQSPAAEGEISMETNQDSMIIEGIKISSPDKVLFNDPVITKAEVIQYYAKISERMMPYVHRRVLSIVRCPKGISQACFFKKHPGAGSKGVITIPITNSDGETEDYFYIEDTAGLISEVQMGTLEFHTWGSRIDELEKPDMMVFDLDPDEGMELSRIRQGVRDMRNILSELSLNSYLKTSGGKGYHVVVPLKPVADWDTFHDFAKGVAQVMEQKWPDRYTSNVRKAKRSGKIFIDWIRNGRGATSVAPYSIRARKGAGVSMPIAWDELDTVAPDGIHMPEALSRMSSLDPWEDFFRNDQRLK, encoded by the coding sequence ATGGAGAAAAAGCTAAGCGAATATAACCAGAAAAGAGACTTCGGAAAAACCTTTGAACCAGAAGGAAAAATAGAAGATTCCGAAGAACAGCTGAAATTTGCGGTACAGCATCACAGAGCACGGCGGGATCACTATGATTTGAGACTAGAGTGGATGGGGGTTCTTTTGAGCTGGGCGGTGCCCAAGGGACCCACTTATAACACGAAGGAAAAGCGGCTCGCCGTTCGGGTGGAGGAACATCCGCTGGAATACAGGAATTTTGAGGGGACTATTCCCAAGGGGCAATACGGCGGCGGTACGGTCATGCTTTGGGACGAAGGATTTTGGGAGCCTTACGGAAATGTATCGGAAGGACTCCTCAAAGGTGAGATGAAGTTTGTGTTGAAGGGAAGACGCTTGAAAGGAAAGTGGGCCTTGATCCGCTGGAAAGCAAGATCCGATGAGAAATCGGAAAACTGGCTTCTACTGAAAGAAAAAGATGAGTACGCCAATACGGAGGATGCCATATCAGAATGGACTACCAGTATCAGAACCGGGCGCACCATGGAAGAAATCCAAAGAGGGGAAGATGAAAAAATAAAGAGAAATCCCTTTAGTAAGGCGGATGTGCAGCTTGCCAAATTAGTGCAAAAGGTACCCGGCGGGGAAGAGTGGCTCTATGAATTAAAATATGATGGGTATAGAATCCTTGCATTTGTGGAGGGCAACAGTGCAAGGCTGCTTACAAGAAACGGCAAGGATTATATAGGGCGGTTTCCTGATATCGCGGCATCCCTTATCGATCTTTCCGCGGGAAGAGCGGTGGTGCTGGACGGAGAAATGGTCATCACAGATTTATCAGGCAAGACAGATTTTCAAGCCTTACAGAACTATATGAAAAATCCCAGAACTAAAAATTTGACCTATATCGTTTTTGATATTCTCGCATTGGACGGTAAAGACCTGCGGAAAGAACCTTTAATCTACAGGAAACAAACCCTTGAAACTTTCATGAAGGACGCTCCTAAAAACCTCTACTACAGCCGTTATGTCAGAGGACATGGAAAAGAAAGCTTTGATGCGGCTTGCCAGACTCATATGGAAGGAGTTGTAGGGAAAAAAGCAGACGCCATTTATAGTGGGACGAGAAACGGGGATTGGATCAAGCTCAAATGCGATAAAAGGCAGGAATTCGTCATAGGAGGATATACAATTTCCGATAAAAGAGTAAACGGAATAAGTTCTCTGCTCCTCGGTGTGTATGAAGGAAAAGAATTGATATATGCGGGGCGTGCAGGCACAGGCATCGGTGAGGCAGACAGGAAGATGTTAGAGGAAAAATTTCAAGGATTACAGCGGACAGAAGCTCCCTTCAAGCTTGCACCGGAACCCAGAGCAAAGGAAAAGATCATATGGCTTGAACCGTTGTTGGCAGCAGAAATAAAATTTGCTGAATGGACCGAAGAAGACCTGTTAAGGCAGGCAAGCTTTAAGGGAATACGGACAGATAAGGATCCGAAGGAGATTAAAAGGGAAAAGGCGAGCGAAGAGATAATGCTTCAATCGCCTGCCGCAGAGGGGGAAATTTCAATGGAAACCAATCAAGACAGTATGATTATTGAGGGAATAAAGATCAGCAGTCCGGACAAGGTGCTGTTTAACGATCCCGTCATCACAAAAGCAGAGGTGATTCAGTATTATGCAAAGATTTCCGAGCGCATGATGCCGTATGTACATCGCAGAGTCCTCAGTATTGTACGCTGCCCCAAAGGAATATCTCAGGCGTGCTTTTTTAAAAAACATCCGGGAGCAGGAAGCAAAGGGGTCATCACCATACCTATTACGAACAGCGACGGAGAAACAGAGGACTATTTTTATATAGAGGATACGGCCGGATTAATATCGGAAGTACAGATGGGGACACTGGAGTTTCATACTTGGGGAAGCCGCATTGATGAGCTTGAAAAACCGGACATGATGGTGTTTGACCTGGATCCGGATGAAGGAATGGAACTGAGCCGGATACGTCAGGGCGTACGGGATATGAGGAATATTCTCAGTGAGCTTTCTTTAAATTCCTATCTTAAGACCAGCGGCGGGAAAGGGTATCATGTGGTTGTTCCTTTAAAGCCGGTGGCAGATTGGGATACATTTCATGATTTTGCAAAGGGAGTTGCTCAGGTTATGGAGCAAAAGTGGCCGGACCGTTACACCAGCAACGTCAGAAAAGCGAAGCGCTCCGGCAAGATTTTTATCGACTGGATCCGCAATGGCAGAGGTGCTACAAGCGTTGCACCTTATTCCATAAGAGCCAGAAAAGGAGCCGGCGTGTCCATGCCTATTGCATGGGACGAACTGGATACGGTGGCTCCGGATGGCATCCATATGCCGGAAGCTCTTTCAAGGATGAGCAGCCTGGATCCATGGGAAGATTTTTTCCGCAACGATCAAAGACTTAAATAG